From Trichoderma atroviride chromosome 1, complete sequence, one genomic window encodes:
- a CDS encoding uncharacterized protein (EggNog:ENOG41~CAZy:CE3~TransMembrane:1 (o254-275i)) gives MKGNVRATLAPPSPLIFKNTSPGKAIKPGTELRILPVGDSITYGFLSNQDGGDGNGYRLRLRENLSNDTVVFAGTITSPVGNMTDGYFAAWNGKTIQYIENNVGPSLDQRPNIILLHAGTNDMNPDSSISTEGNDPVAASRRLGSLIDKMIDSCPDAVILVAMIIGTCRVDQAPQTEMFQSLVPGVVMPRFQAGKHVLPVDFSTFALSNLRDCIHPTNPGYQLLGHYWYDFVAQIPQDWITEPVGDDPKRQDSFAMHLGTNTPLLMLLVSLFVLLHM, from the exons ATGAAAGGCAATGTCCGAGCAACTTTGGCACCTCCTTCCCCGTTGATTTTCAAAAACACATCGCCGGGGAAAGCCATCAAGCCTGGAACAGAGCTCCGAATTCTTCCAGTCGGAGACTCCATCACATATGGATTTCTGAGTAACcaggatggcggcgatggaaaCGGATACCGATTGAGGCTTCGAGAGAATCTTTCAA ACGACACAGTTGTATTCGCTGGCACCATAACTTCTCCAGTGGGCAACATGACCGACGGCTATTTT GCTGCTTGGAACGGCAAAACAATACAGTATATTGAGAACAATGTCGGTCCATCGCTCGACCAGCGCCCAAACATCATCCTGCTTCACGCTGGGACCAACGATATGAATCCTGACAGCTCCATTTCCACGGAAGGCAACGATCCCGTAGCTGCATCTCGGCGGCTCGGAAGTTTGATCGACAAGATGATCGACTCGTGCCCGGACGCAGTCATTCTCGTCGCCATGATCATAGGGACCTGCCGCGTCGACCAGGCTCCCCAGACAGAAATGTTTCAATCGCTGGTCCCCGGCGTAGTAATGCCGAGATTTCAAGCAGGGAAGCACGTGCTGCCGGTGGACTTTTCGACATTTGCCCTGAGCAATTTGAGAGACTGCATCCATCCGACGAACCCAGGATATCAGCTGCTTGGACATTATTGGTATGACTTTGTCGCGCAGATTCCGCAGGACTGGATAACAGAGCCTGTTGGAGACGATCCCAAGAGGCAGGATAGTTTTGCTATGCATCTTGGCACAAATACGccgttgttgatgctgctggtttCATTGTTTGTGTTGTTGCATATGTGA
- a CDS encoding uncharacterized protein (EggNog:ENOG41): MPKEKNYNPVQAQRKADKAREVRKGKAEAQGRRDEKLARKNPDRIQKQIDDLKAVVSGGGKLTRHEEQVLEGLEKELKAVRKARDTLGDKAPEFGRWRRDGDGSRPGALGKRRRGDDGSSSDEDIPDDVKSIPMPRDTPPPIPKAEMDKWYAKRRAKREAENAARRRDDDARDNEAGDGQGRDFKGKGRDREAPKPAVESKTVYEAKPVVRDLRQEAVSAFVPTSVQMKMNKGKGQGGLLEPEEADRLEKEGYLKLAPGNEQDEAEEDDQADAERVAPSSRNVMMEEVEDEEA; encoded by the exons ATGCCGAAAGAGAAAAACTACAATCCCGTCCAGGCGCAGCGCAAAGCCGACAAGGCTCGCGAAGTCAGAAAAG GAAAGGCCGAAGCGCAAGGCCGTCGAGATGAAAAGCTGGCGCGCAAGAACCCAGATCGAATCCAGAAACAAATCGACGACCTCAAGGCCGTGGTGTCCGGGGGAGGAAAGCTGACGCGTCATGAAGAGCAAGTCCTCGAGGGCTTGGAAAAAGAACTCAAAGCAGTACGCAAAGCCAGAGATACGCTGGGTGACAAGGCACCCGAGTTTggccgctggagaagagatggcgatggctcGAGACCAGGAGCGCTTGGTAAAAGGAGGCGCGGAGACGATGGTTccagcagcgatgaagaCATCCCCGACGATGTCAAGAGTATTCCCATGCCGAGAGACACGCCGCCGCCTATACcaaaggccgagatggacAAGTGGTACGCGAAGCGAAGAGCAAAGAGGGAGGCCGAGAACGCAGCTCGACGACGCGATGATGACGCGCGCGACaatgaagctggagatggtcAAGGTAGAGACttcaagggcaagggcagGGATAGAGAAGCACCGAAGCCGGCGGTGGAGTCCAAGACGGTATATGAAGCCAAGCCGGTTGTGAGAGATCTGCGCCAGGAAGCCGTGTCTGCCTTTGTTCCCACCTCGgtgcagatgaagatgaacaaaggcaaaggccaaggcggaCTATTGGAGCCAGAGGAGGCGGATCGGTTGGAGAAGGAGGGATACCTGAAGCTGGCTCCGGGCAACGAACAGgatgaagccgaagaagatgaccaaGCCGATGCAGAGCGCGTGGCGCCGTCTTCTCGGAATGTCATGATGGAGGaggtggaagatgaagaagcgtGA